A part of Chryseobacterium arthrosphaerae genomic DNA contains:
- a CDS encoding 2Fe-2S iron-sulfur cluster-binding protein, translating to MNSFYKLKTVRVQKDTSDAVNVAVEIPEELKDKFRFKQGQYLNFRMMINGNEERRSYSICNAPSEKGNTLEVLVKLLEGGKVSGYFNEHLHMDEMLEVMPPMGGFNTSYHPTNVKTYIGLAAGSGITPVLSNIKESLYQEPKSNAYLFYSNRSMNHVLRKAEIDKLVEQFNGRLKVIYLVSREKHEDPVFEGRISAEKLDQLFERYSEIDVKEATYFICGPSEMIKGIADYLKKDKKVPAIQVLFEYFTAPDEENTEEMSDEFKAIANIESMVTVIIDDDEYSFHLNSKKESILDKALKDNLPVPFACKGGVCCTCKAEVLEGEVFMEKNYALTEEEVARGYVLTCQCHPTTNVVMLNYDV from the coding sequence ATGAATTCATTTTATAAACTTAAAACGGTCAGAGTTCAGAAAGATACTTCAGACGCTGTTAACGTAGCGGTGGAAATTCCTGAAGAGCTGAAAGACAAGTTCAGGTTCAAACAAGGACAGTACCTTAATTTCCGGATGATGATTAACGGAAACGAAGAGAGACGTTCTTACTCCATCTGTAACGCTCCAAGCGAAAAGGGGAATACCCTGGAAGTATTGGTGAAATTATTGGAGGGAGGAAAGGTATCAGGATATTTCAATGAGCATCTTCATATGGATGAAATGCTGGAAGTAATGCCTCCGATGGGTGGTTTTAATACGTCTTACCACCCGACCAACGTAAAAACTTATATCGGGTTGGCAGCAGGAAGCGGAATTACTCCGGTGTTGTCCAATATTAAAGAAAGTCTTTATCAGGAGCCTAAAAGCAATGCTTATCTTTTCTACAGCAACAGAAGTATGAACCATGTTTTGAGAAAAGCTGAGATTGATAAGCTGGTAGAGCAGTTCAACGGAAGGCTTAAAGTGATTTATCTGGTAAGCCGTGAGAAGCATGAAGATCCTGTTTTTGAGGGAAGAATTTCTGCTGAAAAATTAGATCAGCTGTTTGAAAGATATTCAGAGATCGATGTAAAAGAAGCAACTTATTTTATCTGTGGTCCTTCAGAAATGATCAAAGGAATTGCAGATTACTTAAAGAAAGATAAAAAAGTACCTGCCATCCAGGTTTTATTTGAATATTTCACCGCTCCTGACGAAGAAAATACAGAGGAGATGAGTGATGAATTCAAGGCAATTGCCAATATTGAAAGTATGGTAACGGTGATCATTGATGATGATGAATATTCGTTCCATCTTAATTCCAAAAAAGAGAGTATCTTAGATAAAGCATTGAAAGACAATCTTCCTGTTCCTTTTGCATGTAAAGGAGGAGTTTGTTGTACGTGTAAGGCGGAAGTTCTGGAAGGAGAAGTTTTCATGGAGAAAAACTACGCACTTACCGAAGAAGAAGTAGCAAGAGGCTATGTTCTTACCTGCCAATGTCACCCGACGACAAATGTGGTGATGCTTAATTATGATGTTTAG
- a CDS encoding phenylacetate--CoA ligase family protein, whose translation MDFSVEYLELDQLRQLQSGRLISLIDYLGEKSEFYKKKFDELQISPQEIRSIEDITKLPITYKQDLRDNYPFGLFTVPKSELQRIHCSSGTTGKPTVVGYTKEDVDLFSEVVARSLYAAGARPGMQLHNAYGYGIFTGGLGLHYGAEKLGMSVLPISGGMTARQVDLIMDFKPEVICCSPSYALTIADEFANRGISAQDISLKYAVLGSEPWTEIIRGHIEERLGVHATNIYGLSEIIGPGVSMEDFEEKGGSYIWEDHFYPEILDPVTKQPLPFGEEGVLVITTLTKQAMPLLRYWTNDITSLYYDENAKRTMVKMKPIIGRADDMLIVRGVNVYPSQIEDAFSHVKGVVPNYYLTPVEKEQMCVALDIDVEIDDELVKAQKIEADTDDYFNFVGSFGKNIENEIKKRVGITTKVKVHAQDSLPKCEGGKINRILKK comes from the coding sequence ATGGATTTTTCAGTTGAATATCTGGAGCTGGATCAGTTGAGACAGCTTCAATCCGGCCGGTTGATCAGTCTGATCGATTATTTGGGAGAGAAGTCGGAATTTTATAAAAAGAAATTTGATGAATTGCAGATCTCTCCACAGGAAATAAGGTCGATAGAAGATATTACGAAACTTCCGATTACTTACAAGCAGGATTTAAGAGATAACTATCCCTTCGGACTGTTTACTGTTCCTAAAAGTGAGCTTCAGAGAATTCACTGTTCAAGCGGAACAACCGGGAAACCAACAGTAGTGGGATATACAAAAGAAGATGTAGACCTTTTCAGCGAAGTGGTGGCCAGATCTTTATATGCAGCCGGAGCCAGACCTGGGATGCAGCTTCACAATGCCTATGGCTATGGAATTTTTACAGGCGGACTGGGACTTCATTATGGTGCTGAAAAGCTCGGGATGAGTGTTCTTCCTATCTCGGGAGGTATGACAGCCAGACAGGTGGATCTGATTATGGACTTTAAACCTGAAGTGATCTGCTGTTCGCCGTCTTATGCGTTGACCATCGCTGATGAATTTGCTAACAGGGGGATCTCTGCACAAGATATCAGCCTTAAATATGCTGTATTAGGATCAGAACCCTGGACGGAAATTATCAGAGGTCACATTGAGGAGAGGTTAGGAGTTCATGCCACCAATATTTATGGATTAAGTGAAATTATCGGGCCGGGAGTTTCCATGGAGGATTTTGAAGAAAAAGGCGGCTCTTACATCTGGGAAGACCATTTTTATCCTGAAATTCTGGATCCGGTAACGAAACAGCCGTTACCTTTCGGAGAAGAAGGAGTTTTGGTGATCACTACTTTAACGAAGCAGGCGATGCCGCTTTTACGGTACTGGACAAATGATATCACAAGCCTTTATTATGACGAAAATGCCAAAAGAACCATGGTGAAAATGAAACCGATTATTGGCAGAGCAGATGATATGCTGATCGTAAGAGGAGTAAACGTTTATCCCAGCCAGATTGAAGATGCTTTTTCACATGTAAAAGGAGTGGTTCCCAATTACTATCTTACACCGGTTGAAAAAGAACAGATGTGTGTAGCCTTAGATATTGACGTTGAAATTGATGACGAACTGGTAAAGGCTCAGAAAATAGAAGCAGATACCGACGATTATTTTAATTTTGTCGGAAGCTTCGGAAAAAATATAGAAAACGAAATCAAGAAAAGGGTTGGCATCACTACAAAAGTGAAAGTTCATGCCCAGGACAGTTTGCCGAAGTGCGAAGGTGGAAAAATTAATAGAATACTAAAAAAATAA